The following coding sequences are from one Salinicoccus sp. Bachu38 window:
- a CDS encoding sodium:solute symporter family protein, with translation MGWYIFYFVLYFIFMLGIAAFYFRRITTYEDYLISSWNTGFWKITGTIISTFCGAAVFIGWVGLGFTVGLSGYWKFAFVAIVFSLILILVFAKPLRRQRLITMADLFTVRFGGKAGIVPSILSAFIYSVPTTALQMVGMSTVFNITMGVSLPMGIFISFVVILIFTVIGGLPATILTDAIQSIIIIIGVVVLAIVTVAHVGGFGALFEASAPEYLSIAGPEGYGEILLYALSVGPFYLVWQSTWQRIFAAKDETVAVGANTLGFVIAGLISFLPFLIGLAARQFVPLDMDPDLVFSYVTDFLLASPIGGLVFLGLLAALMTGATSFILQGSSNLTVDFYRNFINKNAGGKRMLFFSRVSVLIITSLACLFAYTVEDIATTYQWALRLTATVIVFPFLAVMFWKRVTKMGVFVSMLGTALLVLAYPFLPIGMDHALFGFTVSIVLLVGVSLMTKHAPSETVQAAYFEKLHNPTLEDRR, from the coding sequence TTGGGTTGGTATATATTCTATTTCGTCCTCTATTTCATATTCATGCTGGGTATCGCAGCATTCTATTTCAGAAGAATTACAACGTATGAAGACTATCTGATCAGCAGCTGGAACACCGGCTTCTGGAAGATCACCGGCACCATCATCAGTACATTCTGCGGGGCGGCGGTCTTCATCGGCTGGGTCGGCCTCGGCTTCACGGTCGGGCTGTCGGGCTATTGGAAGTTCGCTTTCGTCGCCATCGTCTTCTCGCTGATCCTGATCCTTGTTTTCGCAAAACCGCTCAGACGCCAGCGCCTGATTACGATGGCAGACCTCTTCACGGTCCGCTTCGGCGGCAAGGCGGGCATCGTCCCTTCCATACTGTCCGCCTTCATCTATTCCGTGCCGACGACGGCACTCCAGATGGTCGGCATGTCGACGGTATTCAATATCACGATGGGCGTCAGCCTGCCGATGGGCATATTCATTTCATTCGTCGTCATCCTCATATTCACCGTCATCGGCGGACTGCCGGCGACGATTCTGACGGATGCCATCCAGTCCATCATCATCATCATCGGTGTCGTTGTCCTCGCCATCGTCACTGTGGCACATGTCGGCGGATTCGGCGCCCTGTTTGAAGCGAGTGCACCGGAGTATCTGAGCATCGCGGGTCCTGAAGGCTACGGGGAAATTCTGCTCTACGCCTTGTCGGTCGGTCCATTCTATCTGGTATGGCAGTCGACATGGCAGCGCATATTCGCAGCGAAGGATGAGACGGTCGCTGTCGGCGCCAATACGCTCGGCTTCGTCATCGCCGGACTGATCTCCTTCCTGCCCTTCCTGATCGGCCTCGCTGCACGCCAGTTTGTGCCGCTCGACATGGATCCGGATCTTGTATTTTCATATGTGACGGACTTCCTGCTGGCAAGTCCGATCGGTGGACTGGTCTTCCTCGGACTGCTTGCTGCACTCATGACCGGTGCCACATCGTTCATCCTGCAGGGATCGAGCAACCTGACGGTCGACTTCTACAGGAATTTCATCAATAAAAATGCCGGCGGCAAGCGTATGCTGTTCTTCTCGCGTGTATCCGTCCTGATCATCACGAGCCTCGCGTGCCTGTTCGCCTATACGGTGGAGGACATCGCAACGACCTACCAGTGGGCGCTGCGCCTGACGGCGACCGTCATCGTATTCCCCTTCCTTGCCGTCATGTTCTGGAAGCGCGTCACGAAGATGGGCGTATTCGTCAGCATGCTCGGCACCGCACTGCTCGTCCTTGCCTATCCGTTCCTGCCGATCGGCATGGATCACGCACTGTTCGGCTTCACTGTATCGATCGTACTGCTTGTCGGCGTGAGCCTCATGACGAAGCATGCACCATCGGAAACGGTACAGGCCGCCTATTTCGAAAAACTGCACAACCCTACATTGGAGGATAGACGATGA
- a CDS encoding amidohydrolase, with protein MNTLLIKNANIIDMVFDTPYFGDILIEDGKIVHIDEEIAAGEEDVLDAEGRFVLPGFIDTHSHLLLYGLYKSLVDLTPEAVKNVSDIQAALKARVAETSAGEWVVGHGYSEIELEEDRHITIEELDAVSTEHPIYIRHSSAHMGVANSRALEIAGITKDTPDPAGGYFARTDGKLNGLLFELPAVEVLLPHLPKPTKEEMIRALEAAEADYIERGITTATEACVGLAHGADDYDAFTAYIRQDNELKLRLMIDYHLLMDSEALKGLSFSELKERIEALSGGQCTLDSAKFFQDGSIQINTAALTRDYHNVADKSHIIIPQEKLEALYLDFAGRGYPLTTHGNGDAAIKSIIEAYSKVDALPEYGAVKRIEHIQTGEYGDIEAMKAHNIDGSFFTNHIYYFGDKHYEQFLGPERAEKMDPARWAEDLGVLYTLHSDCPVTPISPLDTIRIACDRETKSGRVLGEDMKLTRFEALKAMTVSGAKLNRTEDRNGTIDIGKDADLIILDENPLDTDIVLTDQLIHYTFIDGRMVYRKS; from the coding sequence ATGAATACACTATTGATTAAAAATGCAAACATCATCGATATGGTGTTCGACACCCCATACTTCGGGGACATTCTGATCGAAGACGGAAAGATCGTGCATATCGATGAGGAGATCGCCGCGGGCGAGGAGGATGTGCTGGATGCAGAAGGCCGCTTCGTCCTGCCCGGCTTCATCGATACACACAGCCACCTGCTGCTTTACGGACTGTATAAATCGCTTGTCGACCTGACACCCGAGGCGGTGAAGAATGTATCGGACATACAGGCGGCGCTCAAAGCCCGTGTGGCGGAGACGTCAGCCGGCGAATGGGTCGTCGGCCATGGCTACAGCGAAATTGAGCTCGAGGAGGATCGCCATATTACGATAGAAGAGCTCGATGCGGTCTCCACGGAGCATCCGATCTATATCCGGCACAGTTCCGCCCATATGGGGGTCGCGAACTCCAGAGCCTTGGAAATTGCAGGCATCACAAAGGATACGCCGGATCCCGCCGGCGGTTATTTCGCACGGACGGATGGAAAGCTGAACGGCCTCCTATTCGAGCTGCCTGCAGTGGAGGTACTCCTCCCCCACCTGCCGAAGCCCACAAAGGAAGAAATGATCCGGGCGCTCGAGGCGGCGGAAGCGGACTACATCGAACGGGGCATCACCACCGCAACCGAAGCATGCGTCGGCCTCGCCCATGGGGCGGACGACTATGATGCCTTCACCGCCTACATCCGGCAGGACAACGAGCTGAAGCTCCGGCTGATGATCGACTATCATCTGCTGATGGACTCGGAGGCGCTCAAGGGACTTTCATTTTCGGAATTAAAGGAAAGGATAGAGGCACTGTCTGGTGGCCAGTGTACACTGGATAGCGCGAAGTTCTTCCAGGACGGTTCCATCCAGATCAACACCGCTGCACTGACCAGGGACTATCATAATGTGGCGGACAAAAGCCACATCATCATTCCCCAGGAGAAGCTCGAAGCACTGTACCTGGATTTCGCCGGGCGGGGCTATCCGCTCACGACCCACGGCAATGGGGACGCGGCGATCAAATCCATCATCGAAGCCTACAGCAAGGTCGATGCATTGCCGGAGTACGGTGCGGTGAAACGCATAGAACATATCCAGACAGGGGAATATGGGGATATAGAGGCGATGAAGGCGCATAACATCGACGGTTCATTCTTCACGAACCACATCTACTATTTCGGAGACAAGCACTACGAGCAGTTCCTTGGACCGGAACGTGCCGAGAAAATGGACCCGGCACGCTGGGCGGAAGATCTCGGCGTGCTCTATACACTCCACTCCGACTGTCCGGTGACGCCGATCTCACCGCTCGACACCATACGCATCGCGTGTGACCGCGAGACGAAGAGCGGCAGGGTACTCGGTGAGGACATGAAGCTGACGCGCTTCGAGGCACTGAAGGCCATGACCGTCAGCGGTGCGAAGCTCAACCGCACGGAGGACCGGAATGGCACCATCGATATCGGCAAGGATGCCGACCTCATCATACTCGATGAAAACCCGTTGGATACGGATATCGTGCTGACAGACCAGCTCATCCATTACACATTCATCGATGGCCGGATGGTCTACAGAAAATCATAG
- a CDS encoding DUF819 domain-containing protein → MDTLISPDETWLLWAFLVGWAAASIYLEQRFEWASKLSGAIVALVGAMILANTGVIPIESPVYDAVWSYVVPLSIPLLLFQSNILKIWHESGRLLIIFLISAIGTVAGAIVSFTLLKDLIPGLPHIAAMISGSYTGGSVNFAALATRFDVPGETVSSAVVADNLLMAVYFLVLIALPAFGFFRKRFGTPHIDEVESRDEVDKTAAASYWKRKEISLNDIALAVGTSFVIVAVSFKLAETFSNLIPEDANIFLTILRAIIGDNYLMLTTLTLLLVTLIPKYFERINGAQEIGTFLIYIFFVVIGVPASIPLIIQNAPLILLFAAIIVFINMLVSFSLGKLFKFDLEEIILSSNANIGGPTTAAAMAISRGWTKLVGPILIVGTLGYIIGNYIGTALGFWFSSMI, encoded by the coding sequence ATGGACACATTGATTTCACCTGACGAGACGTGGCTGTTATGGGCATTTCTCGTTGGTTGGGCAGCAGCGTCGATCTACCTGGAACAGCGCTTCGAATGGGCTTCCAAACTCTCCGGAGCCATCGTCGCACTGGTCGGGGCGATGATCCTGGCGAACACCGGTGTCATCCCCATCGAGTCACCGGTCTATGATGCGGTATGGAGCTATGTCGTGCCCCTCTCCATCCCGCTGCTCCTGTTCCAGTCGAACATACTTAAGATCTGGCATGAGAGCGGCCGGCTGCTGATCATCTTCCTGATCAGCGCCATCGGTACCGTCGCCGGTGCCATCGTTTCATTTACATTATTGAAGGATCTGATTCCCGGACTGCCGCATATCGCAGCGATGATTTCAGGATCATACACCGGCGGCAGCGTGAACTTTGCCGCCTTGGCGACGCGGTTCGATGTACCCGGCGAGACGGTATCCTCTGCAGTCGTTGCAGACAACCTGCTGATGGCCGTCTATTTCCTCGTACTCATCGCCCTCCCGGCTTTCGGATTCTTCAGGAAAAGATTCGGGACGCCGCACATCGATGAAGTCGAATCCCGGGATGAAGTGGACAAGACGGCCGCCGCTTCCTACTGGAAGCGCAAGGAGATTTCATTGAACGATATCGCGCTCGCTGTCGGAACTTCATTCGTCATCGTCGCGGTATCCTTCAAGCTCGCCGAGACCTTCAGCAACCTGATCCCGGAGGATGCGAACATCTTCCTGACGATCCTCCGGGCGATCATCGGGGACAACTACCTGATGCTGACGACATTGACACTGCTGCTCGTCACACTCATACCGAAGTATTTCGAACGGATCAACGGTGCACAGGAAATCGGTACATTCCTGATCTACATCTTCTTCGTCGTCATCGGGGTGCCCGCTTCCATTCCATTGATCATCCAGAACGCACCCCTCATCCTTCTGTTTGCGGCCATCATCGTATTCATCAACATGCTTGTGTCGTTCTCGCTCGGGAAACTGTTCAAGTTCGATCTCGAAGAAATCATCCTCTCCAGCAACGCCAATATCGGCGGTCCGACGACGGCCGCCGCCATGGCCATCTCCCGGGGTTGGACGAAACTTGTCGGTCCGATCCTGATCGTCGGTACACTCGGATATATCATCGGCAACTATATCGGGACCGCACTCGGCTTCTGGTTCAGCAGCATGATATAG
- a CDS encoding 5-methyltetrahydropteroyltriglutamate--homocysteine S-methyltransferase — translation MAVINKVGTRKETPFRFDNVGSFLRPATLKVARKAYQEDRLTREELTLIEDEAIHDLVEKQKKLGLKAITDGEFRRSWWHLDFMWGLNGAEKVDVDNGYKFEHEETRAESARLTGKISGGNHPFVEHFKFIQQFADEEVIARQTLPAPAQFFAELQRPENVETTKAIYADADELIEDIASAYQTVISELYEAGCRSVQLDDCTWGMLVDEGYWDWASKNTDETVESLSRLYVSLNNKAIEGHPEDLAITTHVCRGNYHSTWASSGAYDTVAEILFGDEKVDAYYLEFDTERSGGFESLVNVSEDKHVVLGLFSSKVAELEDKEEIKARIEEASKYVPIERLCVSPQCGFASTEEGNLLTEEEQWNKLRLVREVAEEVWDK, via the coding sequence ATGGCAGTAATCAATAAAGTGGGCACACGTAAGGAAACACCTTTCAGGTTTGATAATGTAGGCAGTTTCCTGAGACCGGCGACATTGAAAGTGGCACGGAAAGCGTATCAGGAGGACAGGCTCACACGCGAGGAATTGACTCTGATTGAAGACGAAGCAATCCACGATCTTGTGGAAAAGCAGAAGAAGCTCGGGCTCAAGGCGATCACAGACGGTGAATTCCGCCGTTCCTGGTGGCACCTCGATTTCATGTGGGGCCTGAACGGCGCGGAGAAGGTGGATGTGGATAATGGATATAAATTCGAACACGAAGAGACACGTGCAGAATCCGCCCGGCTGACAGGGAAAATCAGCGGCGGGAACCATCCATTCGTCGAGCATTTCAAGTTCATCCAGCAGTTTGCGGATGAGGAGGTAATCGCGAGACAGACCCTTCCGGCACCGGCACAGTTCTTTGCCGAACTGCAGCGCCCGGAAAATGTAGAAACGACGAAAGCGATCTATGCGGATGCGGATGAATTGATTGAAGATATTGCCTCAGCCTATCAGACAGTCATCAGTGAACTGTATGAAGCCGGTTGCCGCAGCGTCCAGCTTGATGACTGCACGTGGGGCATGCTGGTGGATGAAGGCTACTGGGACTGGGCAAGCAAGAATACGGATGAAACGGTGGAAAGCCTGAGCAGACTTTACGTCTCCCTCAACAACAAGGCAATCGAAGGGCATCCGGAAGACCTCGCCATCACGACACATGTGTGCCGCGGGAACTACCATTCCACATGGGCCTCTTCCGGTGCCTATGATACTGTGGCTGAAATCCTTTTCGGCGATGAGAAAGTGGACGCCTACTATCTGGAATTCGATACCGAGCGTTCGGGCGGTTTCGAGTCGCTGGTTAATGTCAGCGAAGACAAACACGTGGTCCTCGGCCTCTTCTCCTCCAAAGTCGCAGAGCTCGAAGACAAAGAAGAAATCAAGGCGCGCATAGAGGAAGCCTCCAAGTACGTGCCGATCGAACGGCTATGCGTCAGCCCGCAATGCGGATTCGCCTCTACCGAAGAGGGCAACCTCCTGACCGAAGAAGAGCAGTGGAATAAACTGCGCCTCGTGCGTGAAGTCGCAGAAGAAGTCTGGGACAAATAA
- the pruA gene encoding L-glutamate gamma-semialdehyde dehydrogenase — MVQPYRAEPATDFTKEENKKAFRDALEQVKNDFGVKRPLIIGGEHIETEDQITSYNPSNKDEVVGHVSKATTEHIDQAMEAAEEAFESWSAWDPKDRAELLIRVAAIIRRRKHEFSALMVYEAGKPWNEADGDTNEGIDFIEYYARSMMELADGKPTLDREGEQNKYFYQPMGPGVTITPWNFPFAIMTGTTVAPIIAGNTVLLKPAEGTPLIAYKLMEVLEEAGVPKGVVNFVTGDAGVIGDYMVDHHKTHFITFTGSKATGLRINKRAAEVQEGQTFLKRVITEMGGKDTIIVDKDADLDLAADAIVNSAFGFSGQKCSAGSRAVIHKDVYDEVLEKSIELTKELTIGDPVDETYMGPVISQKQFDMIKDYIEIGKEEGELKIGGETDDSKGYFINPTIFADLDPQARIMQEEIFGPVVAFAKAEDFDEMLKIANNTEYGLTGAVITNTREHWNLACRKFNVGNLYLNRGCTAAVVGYHPFGGFKMSGSDQKTGSPDYLLNFLEQKVVSEMF; from the coding sequence ATGGTACAACCGTATCGTGCAGAACCAGCTACAGACTTTACAAAAGAAGAGAATAAGAAGGCGTTCAGGGATGCCCTGGAACAGGTCAAAAATGATTTTGGTGTCAAACGTCCGCTCATCATCGGCGGTGAACATATAGAGACGGAGGACCAGATCACTTCGTACAATCCGTCGAATAAGGACGAGGTCGTCGGACATGTTTCAAAAGCGACGACCGAGCATATCGATCAGGCGATGGAAGCTGCGGAAGAAGCATTCGAATCATGGAGTGCATGGGACCCGAAAGACCGTGCAGAGCTGCTCATCAGAGTGGCGGCCATCATCAGGCGCAGGAAGCATGAGTTCTCGGCACTGATGGTATATGAAGCGGGTAAACCATGGAACGAGGCCGATGGCGATACCAATGAAGGCATCGACTTCATCGAATACTATGCCAGATCCATGATGGAATTGGCAGACGGCAAACCGACACTTGACCGTGAAGGCGAGCAGAACAAATACTTCTACCAGCCGATGGGGCCGGGTGTCACGATTACACCATGGAACTTCCCATTTGCGATCATGACGGGAACCACTGTGGCACCGATCATTGCAGGGAACACCGTACTGCTGAAACCGGCGGAAGGCACACCACTGATTGCCTATAAGCTGATGGAAGTGCTTGAGGAAGCAGGCGTGCCGAAAGGTGTCGTCAACTTCGTTACAGGTGATGCAGGTGTCATCGGGGATTATATGGTCGATCACCATAAGACCCACTTCATTACGTTCACCGGCTCCAAAGCGACCGGCCTACGCATCAACAAACGGGCAGCTGAAGTCCAGGAAGGCCAGACGTTCCTTAAAAGGGTCATCACGGAAATGGGCGGCAAGGACACGATCATCGTTGATAAGGATGCGGACCTCGATCTCGCAGCAGATGCAATCGTCAATTCCGCTTTCGGATTCTCAGGTCAGAAATGTTCCGCCGGCTCCCGTGCAGTCATCCACAAGGATGTCTACGATGAAGTGCTGGAAAAATCCATTGAACTGACGAAGGAACTGACAATCGGGGACCCTGTAGATGAAACCTACATGGGGCCGGTGATCAGCCAGAAGCAGTTCGACATGATCAAGGACTATATCGAAATCGGCAAAGAGGAAGGCGAATTGAAAATTGGAGGAGAAACCGACGACTCCAAAGGGTACTTCATCAACCCGACGATATTTGCAGACCTGGACCCGCAAGCACGTATCATGCAGGAAGAGATATTCGGGCCGGTCGTGGCATTCGCAAAAGCGGAAGACTTCGATGAGATGCTGAAGATTGCCAACAACACCGAGTATGGACTGACAGGTGCAGTCATCACGAATACACGTGAACACTGGAATCTGGCGTGCCGCAAGTTCAACGTCGGCAACCTGTATCTGAACCGCGGCTGTACCGCGGCTGTAGTCGGCTATCACCCGTTCGGCGGCTTCAAGATGTCTGGTTCCGACCAGAAGACCGGCAGCCCGGACTATCTTCTGAATTTCCTCGAACAGAAAGTCGTATCAGAGATGTTCTAG
- a CDS encoding NAD(P)-dependent alcohol dehydrogenase, giving the protein MKITAAVAHETKEALQLEEVELMEPKADEVLIKIVATGVCHTDAESINGRGAPFPAVLGHEGAGIIEKVGASVTNVEPGDHVVLSYSYCGECSQCLTGHQNLCERTVELNFGGKAKDGSNRIHQHEDPVSTFFGQSSFATYSVANKNNVVKVDKEVDLALLGPLGCGIQTGSGTVMNSLRPEPGTSIAIYGGGAVGLSAVMAAKIMGLKHIIVVDLHESRLELAKELGATHTLNGKEVDVVKEIKEITDGGVHYAIETTGATPVIKQSIHALRVSGTVSVVGMGGDVTINFTDDILMEGKHVVGTVQGDSVPQIHIPRLVQYYKEGKFPFDKLVKFYDFEDINQAFEDSKVGDTIKPVVRIAE; this is encoded by the coding sequence ATGAAGATTACAGCAGCAGTTGCACATGAAACCAAGGAAGCATTACAGCTCGAAGAAGTGGAATTGATGGAGCCGAAAGCCGATGAAGTATTGATTAAGATCGTAGCGACAGGTGTATGCCATACTGACGCGGAATCAATCAATGGAAGAGGCGCTCCATTCCCGGCAGTTTTAGGACACGAAGGTGCAGGAATCATTGAAAAAGTGGGCGCCAGTGTAACAAATGTTGAACCGGGTGATCATGTGGTTCTGTCGTATTCGTATTGTGGCGAATGCAGCCAATGTTTGACTGGCCATCAGAATTTATGTGAACGGACAGTGGAACTTAACTTTGGCGGGAAGGCAAAAGATGGTTCCAATCGGATTCATCAACATGAAGACCCGGTTTCCACATTCTTTGGGCAATCGTCTTTCGCAACATACTCTGTTGCCAATAAAAACAATGTCGTCAAAGTGGACAAAGAGGTTGATTTGGCATTATTGGGTCCATTAGGCTGCGGCATCCAGACAGGCAGTGGAACTGTCATGAACAGCTTGCGTCCTGAACCGGGCACATCGATTGCCATCTATGGCGGCGGTGCAGTTGGTTTAAGTGCGGTCATGGCGGCTAAAATCATGGGGCTGAAACACATCATCGTTGTGGATCTTCATGAAAGCCGATTGGAGCTGGCAAAAGAATTGGGTGCAACACATACGTTGAACGGAAAAGAAGTGGACGTAGTAAAAGAGATTAAAGAAATTACGGATGGCGGTGTCCACTATGCCATCGAGACAACTGGAGCGACACCAGTCATCAAACAATCCATTCATGCGTTACGGGTATCTGGCACGGTATCGGTTGTCGGCATGGGTGGCGACGTTACGATCAACTTCACAGATGATATCTTGATGGAGGGAAAACATGTAGTTGGAACAGTGCAAGGCGACTCGGTACCACAAATTCACATTCCACGCCTTGTGCAATACTACAAAGAAGGAAAATTCCCGTTTGATAAATTGGTGAAGTTCTATGATTTCGAAGATATCAACCAGGCATTCGAAGATTCAAAGGTTGGTGACACGATTAAACCAGTCGTTAGGATTGCCGAGTAA
- a CDS encoding DUF2798 domain-containing protein, which produces MALSMSVFITFILVSLSTGYTGKFVYVWGKTWLQAFFCAFFGAYFFPIVIKKIMKRIHFVENPLIVKKGYVDERNKR; this is translated from the coding sequence ATGGCGTTATCCATGTCAGTTTTCATCACCTTTATATTAGTCTCGCTGAGTACAGGCTATACAGGAAAATTTGTATATGTATGGGGAAAAACTTGGCTGCAAGCATTCTTCTGTGCGTTTTTTGGTGCCTACTTTTTCCCGATAGTCATCAAAAAAATAATGAAAAGGATTCATTTCGTAGAAAATCCATTGATTGTCAAAAAAGGTTACGTGGACGAAAGAAACAAACGCTAG
- a CDS encoding LysR family transcriptional regulator, translated as MKTMNSYHAFIKALETGSFTKAADELGYTQSAISQMINSLEKELSTTLILRSRKGITLTPDGKEFLPYIRSIYNSQRELAEKSKEMEGLQERLIRIGAFSSVSCHWLPPLIKEFKQQYPTVRFELKQGNYTENAEWIKEGVVDFGFTDFQSMPNLTSIPLQEDEMLVILPPTHPLSKEERVPMEKLAKEPYILLDEGTAGNLLSAFQRSNFEPDIEYRVFDPYTIISMVEQGLGISILPKLLLTNNPYDVSARKISPSFVRTISLSYKDKRVLPIASRYFIDFIIERYRDI; from the coding sequence ATGAAAACAATGAATTCTTATCACGCCTTCATCAAAGCCCTCGAAACAGGGAGCTTTACAAAAGCAGCGGATGAGCTGGGCTACACTCAATCGGCTATAAGCCAGATGATAAATTCCTTGGAAAAAGAACTATCAACAACCCTCATTTTGCGTTCTCGCAAAGGAATTACATTAACACCTGACGGCAAAGAATTTTTGCCTTATATTAGAAGTATTTATAATTCCCAGCGTGAACTTGCGGAAAAATCGAAAGAAATGGAGGGATTACAGGAGCGTCTTATTCGAATCGGCGCTTTTTCAAGTGTATCTTGCCACTGGCTCCCCCCTCTGATTAAGGAGTTTAAACAGCAGTACCCGACTGTCCGTTTCGAATTGAAACAGGGGAACTACACGGAAAATGCCGAATGGATCAAGGAAGGCGTGGTGGATTTCGGTTTTACGGATTTCCAATCCATGCCAAACCTGACGTCCATTCCTCTGCAAGAAGACGAAATGCTCGTCATATTGCCACCAACACACCCGTTGAGCAAAGAGGAGCGCGTCCCGATGGAAAAACTGGCAAAAGAACCCTACATCCTTTTGGATGAAGGCACTGCCGGCAATCTTTTATCGGCCTTTCAAAGGAGCAACTTTGAGCCTGATATTGAATACCGGGTGTTTGACCCCTATACAATCATTTCCATGGTAGAGCAAGGGCTGGGCATATCAATCCTGCCCAAGCTTCTTTTGACGAATAATCCATATGATGTTTCAGCCAGAAAAATCTCTCCATCCTTTGTTCGGACAATCAGCCTGTCCTATAAAGACAAAAGGGTCCTTCCAATAGCGAGCAGATATTTCATTGATTTCATCATTGAAAGATACAGGGATATTTGA
- a CDS encoding zinc-binding alcohol dehydrogenase family protein — protein sequence MKAVVLENPCSAQELHISEIPVPKVRPGWVLVKIKAFGINRSEIFTRQGDSPSVRLPRIIGIECVGEIADPSDSFFLEGQRVVSLMGGLGREFDGSYAEYALIPATQVYPVKNDMDWETLAAVPEMYYTAYASTIDVLDLKEDDVLLIRGGTSSVGLAALQLAKSIGATVVSTSRSKSKFDLLKQHGADFVVTDDEHINAQLHSIFPNGVDKVLELVGTATLKSSLSMLAEKGILCMTGILGGEWVMENFEPMVDIPSGRYFTQFDSGANFKERLLTDLFDHIARYDIEVPIAQVFTLNDIRQAHLLMESNRANGKIVVINPE from the coding sequence ATGAAAGCAGTTGTACTGGAAAACCCCTGCTCAGCGCAGGAGTTGCACATCAGTGAGATACCTGTACCGAAGGTCAGACCAGGCTGGGTGCTCGTTAAAATAAAAGCATTTGGCATTAACCGGTCTGAAATATTCACCAGGCAAGGGGATTCTCCCTCTGTCAGACTTCCCCGGATTATAGGAATAGAATGTGTTGGAGAAATTGCCGATCCATCTGACAGCTTCTTTTTAGAAGGACAACGGGTAGTTTCTTTGATGGGCGGCCTGGGCCGTGAATTTGATGGCAGTTACGCAGAGTATGCGCTGATTCCCGCTACCCAAGTTTATCCTGTGAAAAATGATATGGACTGGGAGACTTTAGCAGCTGTACCTGAAATGTATTACACGGCTTATGCATCGACGATCGACGTCCTGGATTTAAAAGAAGATGACGTCCTATTGATACGTGGGGGCACAAGTTCAGTGGGACTGGCTGCACTACAGCTCGCAAAAAGCATAGGAGCAACCGTTGTTTCCACTTCCCGAAGCAAAAGTAAATTTGATTTGCTTAAGCAACATGGTGCTGATTTTGTAGTGACGGACGATGAACATATAAATGCTCAGCTTCATTCCATTTTTCCCAACGGTGTGGATAAAGTGTTGGAACTGGTTGGCACAGCCACTTTGAAGAGTTCCTTAAGCATGCTGGCTGAAAAGGGAATTCTATGCATGACTGGAATATTGGGCGGGGAATGGGTGATGGAAAACTTCGAACCTATGGTAGACATTCCTTCAGGAAGATATTTCACACAGTTTGATAGCGGGGCGAACTTCAAGGAAAGACTGCTTACAGATTTATTTGATCACATTGCTCGATATGATATTGAAGTCCCTATTGCCCAGGTGTTTACACTCAATGACATTCGCCAGGCCCATCTACTAATGGAGAGCAATCGTGCAAATGGAAAAATTGTTGTCATCAATCCGGAATAG